The region CCCTGGACAGCGCGACCGCGTGCAGGCCGAACTCGATGATCTCCGGGACCGAGGAGGGCGCCAGCAGCGGCATCGCCAGGCTCTGGCACATCTGCTCGCTGGCGCTGGGGATGGTGGAGGACTTGTTGCCCGGGTCGTCGCCGATCCAGGCGACCGCGCCGCCCAGCGGTGCGGTGCCCGCGATGTTGCCGTGCCGGATGGCGTCGGCGGCCCGGTCCAGCCCGGGGTTCTTGCCGTACCAGAAGCCGGTGACCCCGTCGTGCCTGCGCCCCGGCACCTGGCGCAGCAGCTGCGTGCCCGCGACCGCCGTGGCGGCCAGCTCCTCGTTGAGGCCGGCCTGGAACACCACCCCCTCAGGATCCAGGAAGCGCTTGGCCCGGCCCATCTCCATGTCGAGCCCGCCCAGCGGCGAGCCCTGGTAGCCGGACACGAACGCGCGCGTGTCCAGTCCGCGCGACTCGTCGAGCCTGCGCTGCTCCAGGGTCAACCGGACCAGCGCCTGGATGCCGGAGATCAGTACCCGGCCACTGTCTGCCGTGTACTTGTCGTCGAGCGACACGGCGGCGGGGTCGGTGTGCATGGCGGTCTCCATCGATGCGTGGTGAGTTGCGCCACAGCACAGCGGCGATGCCGGGGACGGCGCAAGCCGCTGGCCAGATCCGGTGTCGATCACGCAAAATCTTGTACTCGAGGGTCCGCCTCCGAGGGTTTCTTTGCGTGGCGGGTGACGCCTCTGACGGCAGGGCGAAACGAGCTGGAGCAGGCATGGCGGAAGAGCTGGTGGACGCGGTCGACCATTCGATCCTGCGGCTGCTGCGCGAGGACGGCCGGCGCACGTTCTCCGAGATGGCGGCCGAGGTCGGGCTGTCGGTGGCCGCGGTGAAGCGGCGGGTGGACCGGCTGCGCGACGTCGGGGTGATCACCGGGTTCACCGTGCAGATCGACCACTCCAAGCTCGGGTGGGCCGTCGAGGCGTTCACCGAGCTGCGCTACCTCGGCACCACAGGGGCGGGCGAGATCGTGCAGACGGCCTCGGCGCTGCCGGAGGTGCAGGCGGTCTTCACCATCGCGGGTGACCCGGACGCGCTCATCTGGCTTCGCGTCCGCGACGTCAACCACCTCCAGCAGGCCATCGAGCGGCTGCGCCGCTCGGGCAAGGTCACCGGGACCAAGACGCTGATGGTGCTCGGGACCTGGATGCGCAGCTGACGTCCCGGCGGCATGTGGTCCGGCCGTCGACAGCGCACGCGCGGGAAATCGCTTTCCCTTCCACGGCGGGGAAGCCGTCCACGGCGCCGGGTCGAGTGCTCGCGATTCCTCCCGCGCGGGAACCACTTCCCCTGGTGACCTTCCCCTCGCGGTGGGACATTCGCCGCACCGGCAGCACTTCCCACCTGGAGGGGTCATGTCCCACCACCTCAGCGGGCCCG is a window of Saccharopolyspora erythraea NRRL 2338 DNA encoding:
- a CDS encoding Lrp/AsnC family transcriptional regulator, with the translated sequence MAEELVDAVDHSILRLLREDGRRTFSEMAAEVGLSVAAVKRRVDRLRDVGVITGFTVQIDHSKLGWAVEAFTELRYLGTTGAGEIVQTASALPEVQAVFTIAGDPDALIWLRVRDVNHLQQAIERLRRSGKVTGTKTLMVLGTWMRS